In Streptomyces ambofaciens ATCC 23877, a single genomic region encodes these proteins:
- a CDS encoding DUF6082 family protein: protein MATRKNITGRFGSAATGALVATAGLTLAAHRRRLEKARLHERRLELEELAIRRESLAHQQRMHWELLTRAIDDPSLAEVIDTYDKDIPAARRRQFFYANAWYVNLYHVYRAGLLDREELYAALREFFQSPVFREYWEASRHMRASLSETSEEARVGRMADGLVQDLDEADTDEWWVVGTPPTD from the coding sequence ATGGCCACACGGAAAAACATCACGGGGAGGTTCGGCTCCGCGGCGACCGGTGCTCTGGTCGCCACGGCAGGGTTGACGCTCGCCGCACACCGGCGGCGGCTGGAGAAGGCCCGACTGCACGAGCGACGGCTGGAGCTGGAGGAGCTGGCGATCCGGCGCGAGTCCCTGGCGCATCAGCAGCGCATGCACTGGGAGTTGCTGACGAGGGCGATCGACGACCCGTCCCTGGCCGAGGTCATCGACACGTACGACAAGGACATCCCAGCGGCGAGGCGCCGCCAGTTCTTCTACGCCAACGCCTGGTACGTGAACCTCTACCACGTCTACCGGGCCGGGCTCCTGGACCGTGAGGAGCTCTACGCGGCCCTGCGCGAGTTCTTCCAGAGCCCGGTGTTCCGCGAGTACTGGGAGGCGTCGCGGCACATGCGCGCCTCCCTCAGCGAGACCTCGGAGGAGGCACGCGTGGGCCGCATGGCCGACGGTCTCGTCCAGGATCTCGACGAGGCGGACACGGACGAATGGTGGGTCGTCGGCACCCCGCCGACCGACTGA
- a CDS encoding sucrase ferredoxin yields the protein MSTCSTVSRDLDEPVAGTAPVARTWLLLEQPGPWGAKALTASHLDPALGRALEAAAKGTGVRVALIRRPGRHADRGTPDARRVYAAHTVPGNVWLHATTLTDPRRLLDLDLAALGRGDARSFDSALGGGPHRGEPLALVCTNGKRDRCCALLGRPLAAELAASGAGDVWEVTHLGGHRFSPTVLVLPHGYVYGRVRAHTVEEIIGGAREGRIVTAGCRGNSAWERPGQAAELAVRAALGEDTAGALRVVRTEGAAPGWEVTLAHGDGRHWRVTVDHGPSAPPRPESCGASVLGSPARMEVTAVRELSVTAALAG from the coding sequence GTGAGTACGTGCTCAACCGTCTCCCGGGACCTCGACGAGCCCGTCGCCGGCACCGCGCCCGTGGCGAGGACCTGGTTGCTGCTCGAACAGCCCGGCCCGTGGGGTGCCAAGGCGCTCACGGCGAGCCACCTGGATCCCGCGCTCGGACGCGCCCTGGAAGCCGCGGCGAAGGGCACGGGCGTGCGCGTCGCCCTCATCCGTCGGCCCGGACGCCACGCCGACCGCGGCACCCCGGACGCGCGCCGGGTGTACGCGGCCCACACCGTGCCGGGAAACGTGTGGCTGCACGCCACCACACTCACGGACCCCCGTCGGCTGCTCGACCTCGATCTCGCCGCCCTCGGCAGGGGCGACGCCCGGTCCTTCGACTCGGCCCTCGGCGGCGGCCCGCACCGCGGGGAGCCGCTGGCCCTGGTGTGCACCAACGGCAAGCGCGACCGGTGCTGCGCGCTCCTCGGCCGGCCACTGGCCGCCGAGCTGGCCGCCTCCGGGGCGGGTGACGTCTGGGAGGTCACCCACCTGGGCGGTCACCGCTTCTCCCCGACGGTGCTCGTGCTGCCCCACGGATACGTCTACGGGCGGGTCCGGGCCCACACCGTCGAAGAGATCATCGGCGGCGCCCGGGAGGGCCGGATCGTGACCGCAGGATGCCGGGGGAACTCCGCCTGGGAGCGGCCCGGGCAGGCGGCCGAGCTGGCCGTGCGCGCGGCCCTCGGCGAGGACACGGCCGGGGCCCTGCGCGTCGTTCGGACGGAGGGAGCCGCGCCGGGCTGGGAGGTGACCCTGGCCCACGGCGACGGACGGCACTGGCGGGTCACCGTCGACCACGGACCGTCGGCGCCCCCGCGTCCGGAAAGCTGCGGGGCGTCGGTGCTGGGATCGCCGGCGCGCATGGAGGTCACGGCGGTACGGGAACTGTCGGTGACGGCGGCGCTCGCCGGCTGA
- a CDS encoding sensor histidine kinase, protein MSSTPPARRLRLGLPRRVFSQVLLMQLAIAAGVAVLATGLFLAPLGDQLDDQAMRRALAIAQTTAQQPRVAEELRTTRPAPDGPVQRETERIRKATKAEYVVVMDRQGVRWSHTDPERIGEVVSTDPGQALAGREVMEIDDGTLGRSARGKVPLRAGDGSVVGAVSVGIAYDSVRARLVHAIPGLFAYAGGALAVGALAAWLISRRVQRQTRDLAFSDIAGLLAEREAMLHGIREGVVALDRGGLVRLLNDEAQRLLGVGAEAVGRSPEEALGPGRTADVLAGRVTGTDLLTVRGQRVLVANRMPTDDGGAVATLRDRTELEQLGRELDSTRGLIDALRAQDHEHANRMHTLLGLLELEMYDDAVEFVGEVVADHRVTAEQITERIQDPLLAALLVGKATVAAERGVALWVSDRTRLPDRLVDPRGLVTVVGNLVDNALDAAAGSPHARVEVELRAQGRAVTLTVRDTGPGVPAEHRESVFTAGWSTKERPAHRQRGIGLSLVRRLAERQGGSATVETAYGGGAEFVVVLPEALTGADPEPALTAPATPAPMSTATATATATEEEAR, encoded by the coding sequence ATGAGCTCCACTCCCCCCGCACGCCGCCTGCGCCTCGGCCTGCCGCGGCGGGTCTTCTCCCAGGTGCTGCTGATGCAGCTGGCGATCGCCGCGGGAGTCGCCGTACTCGCGACCGGGTTGTTCCTGGCGCCGCTCGGCGACCAACTGGACGACCAGGCGATGCGCCGGGCGCTCGCGATCGCGCAGACCACGGCGCAGCAGCCGCGGGTGGCCGAGGAGCTGCGGACCACGCGCCCGGCTCCGGACGGCCCGGTGCAGCGGGAGACGGAGCGCATCCGGAAGGCCACGAAGGCGGAGTACGTCGTCGTGATGGACCGGCAGGGCGTGCGCTGGTCGCACACCGACCCGGAGCGGATCGGCGAGGTCGTCTCCACCGACCCGGGGCAGGCGCTGGCGGGCCGCGAGGTCATGGAGATCGACGACGGCACCCTGGGGCGTTCCGCGCGCGGCAAGGTGCCGCTGCGCGCCGGCGACGGTTCCGTCGTCGGCGCGGTGTCGGTCGGCATCGCCTACGACAGCGTCCGCGCGCGACTGGTCCACGCCATTCCCGGCCTGTTCGCGTACGCCGGGGGCGCACTGGCCGTCGGCGCGCTGGCCGCCTGGCTCATCTCACGCCGGGTGCAGCGGCAGACCCGGGACCTGGCCTTCTCGGACATCGCGGGGCTGCTCGCGGAGCGCGAGGCCATGCTGCACGGCATCCGGGAGGGGGTCGTCGCCCTGGACCGCGGCGGCCTGGTCCGGCTGCTCAACGACGAGGCGCAGCGCCTGCTGGGCGTCGGCGCCGAGGCCGTCGGCCGCTCCCCCGAGGAGGCGCTCGGCCCGGGCCGTACGGCCGATGTCCTGGCCGGCCGGGTGACCGGCACCGACCTGCTCACCGTTCGCGGTCAGCGGGTACTGGTCGCCAACCGGATGCCGACCGACGACGGCGGTGCCGTGGCCACGCTGCGGGACCGCACCGAGCTGGAGCAGCTCGGCCGGGAACTGGACTCGACGCGCGGCCTGATCGACGCCCTGCGCGCGCAGGACCACGAGCACGCCAACCGCATGCACACCCTGCTCGGGCTGCTCGAACTCGAGATGTACGACGACGCCGTGGAGTTCGTCGGCGAGGTGGTCGCCGATCACCGGGTGACGGCGGAGCAGATCACCGAGCGGATCCAGGACCCGCTGCTGGCCGCCCTGCTGGTCGGCAAGGCGACCGTCGCGGCGGAACGGGGAGTCGCCCTGTGGGTGTCGGACCGTACGCGGCTGCCGGACCGCCTGGTCGACCCGAGGGGGCTCGTGACCGTGGTCGGCAACCTGGTCGACAACGCGCTCGACGCCGCCGCGGGATCGCCGCACGCGCGGGTGGAGGTCGAGTTGCGGGCGCAGGGGCGCGCCGTCACGCTCACGGTGCGCGACACGGGGCCCGGCGTCCCGGCGGAACACCGCGAGTCGGTGTTCACGGCGGGATGGTCGACCAAGGAGCGACCGGCGCACCGGCAGCGCGGTATCGGGCTGTCGCTGGTCCGCAGGCTGGCCGAGCGGCAGGGCGGCAGCGCGACCGTCGAGACGGCGTACGGCGGGGGCGCGGAGTTCGTCGTCGTCCTGCCCGAGGCGCTGACCGGGGCCGACCCGGAACCGGCCCTCACCGCGCCCGCCACCCCCGCTCCCATGAGCACCGCCACCGCCACCGCCACCGCCACCGAGGAGGAGGCCCGATGA
- a CDS encoding CobW family GTP-binding protein, translating into MGQRPTPQQIPVVVLAGFLGSGKTTLLNHLLHRSGGSRIGAIVNDFGSIEIDAMAVAGALGDSTVSLGNGCLCCAVDASDLDGYLERLARPGAGIDVIVIEASGLAEPQELVRMLLASEQPGVVYGGLVEVVDAAEFDATRVRHPEIDRHLALADLIVVNKTDRAPDAERVIALVRSLGDRAAVVPATYGRIDPEFLYDCRPGEERVGQLSFDDLHDHSGGGAHAEHLHAAYDTLSFASGVPLDPRRLMTFLDSRPEGLYRIKGYVDFGPYDTRNRYAVHAVGRFLRFHPEPWPAAEARRTQLVLIGSGIDAPALRAELDACRRAADAPPADEHGMWGVLRYVPDPEAEEPDVEDPDAANPHVEDPDAANPHVEDLEGEEPGGVEPPPASPDGV; encoded by the coding sequence GTGGGGCAGCGCCCGACTCCGCAGCAGATTCCGGTCGTCGTACTCGCCGGATTCCTCGGCTCCGGAAAGACCACCCTCCTCAACCACCTCCTCCACCGCAGTGGAGGCAGCCGTATCGGTGCCATCGTCAACGACTTCGGCTCGATCGAGATCGACGCGATGGCGGTCGCCGGCGCACTCGGCGACTCGACCGTCTCGCTCGGCAACGGGTGCCTGTGCTGCGCCGTCGACGCCAGTGACCTGGACGGGTACCTGGAGCGGCTCGCCCGCCCGGGCGCCGGCATCGACGTCATCGTCATCGAGGCCAGTGGTCTGGCCGAGCCGCAGGAACTCGTGCGCATGCTCCTCGCCAGCGAGCAGCCCGGCGTCGTCTACGGCGGGCTCGTCGAGGTCGTCGACGCCGCCGAGTTCGACGCCACGCGCGTCAGGCATCCCGAGATCGACAGGCACCTGGCGCTCGCCGACCTGATCGTGGTCAACAAGACCGACCGGGCTCCGGACGCCGAGCGGGTGATCGCCCTCGTCCGTTCGCTCGGCGACCGCGCCGCCGTCGTGCCCGCGACGTACGGCCGCATCGACCCCGAGTTCCTCTACGACTGCCGGCCCGGCGAGGAACGGGTGGGGCAGCTGTCCTTCGACGACCTGCACGACCACTCGGGAGGCGGCGCCCACGCCGAGCACCTGCACGCCGCCTACGACACCCTGTCGTTCGCCTCCGGCGTTCCCCTCGACCCGCGCCGCCTCATGACGTTCCTCGACAGCCGGCCCGAGGGCCTGTACCGGATCAAGGGCTACGTCGACTTCGGCCCGTACGACACGCGGAACAGGTACGCCGTCCATGCCGTCGGGCGCTTCCTGCGGTTCCACCCGGAGCCCTGGCCGGCCGCCGAGGCCCGTCGCACCCAGCTGGTGCTCATCGGCTCCGGCATCGACGCGCCGGCCCTCCGTGCGGAACTCGACGCGTGCCGCCGTGCCGCGGACGCCCCGCCCGCCGACGAGCACGGCATGTGGGGCGTCCTGCGCTACGTACCGGACCCCGAGGCCGAGGAGCCCGACGTCGAGGACCCCGACGCCGCGAACCCTCACGTCGAGGACCCCGACGCCGCGAACCCTCACGTCGAGGACCTCGAAGGGGAGGAACCGGGCGGCGTGGAGCCGCCGCCCGCCTCCCCGGACGGTGTCTAG